In Marivirga salinae, a single window of DNA contains:
- a CDS encoding acyl carrier protein phosphodiesterase yields MNFLAHIYLSGNSDELKIGNFIGDFVKASDMEHYSEAINQGIRMHWAIDEFTDHHPVVQESKDRLRPKYGHYAGVIADIYYDHFLARNWKDYHSEDLRHYVDKQYKMLENHISILPKKVVHMLPFMIKHDWLFNYQFFDGIDRVMHGMANRSSFNSKMDESVVELKKYHKEFEKEFQEFFPELKAFCDAFKEKI; encoded by the coding sequence ATGAACTTTTTGGCTCATATATATCTTTCAGGCAATTCTGATGAATTAAAAATAGGGAATTTCATAGGTGATTTCGTGAAAGCTTCTGACATGGAACATTACAGTGAAGCCATCAATCAAGGTATAAGAATGCATTGGGCAATTGATGAGTTCACTGACCATCATCCTGTAGTACAAGAAAGCAAAGACAGATTAAGACCAAAATATGGACATTATGCAGGTGTGATTGCGGATATTTACTATGATCACTTTTTAGCTAGAAATTGGAAAGACTACCATTCTGAAGATTTAAGACATTATGTTGACAAACAATATAAAATGCTGGAAAATCATATAAGCATTTTACCAAAAAAGGTTGTTCACATGCTTCCTTTTATGATAAAACATGATTGGCTATTTAATTATCAATTTTTTGATGGAATAGATAGGGTGATGCATGGAATGGCAAACCGATCCAGTTTTAATTCCAAAATGGATGAATCTGTGGTGGAATTAAAAAAGTACCACAAAGAATTTGAGAAGGAATTTCAGGAGTTTTTCCCTGAGTTGAAAGCATTTTGTGATGCTTTTAAAGAGAAGATATAA
- a CDS encoding carboxypeptidase regulatory-like domain-containing protein: protein MRKLTFALSLLVVSAFMFFQFTPKTEDAQFLKTNLRIVIQDDLGNIQEGATVTLYDNKDDYRKSENPVADPQVTDKKGRVTFKDLEAKVYHVHAEKGKMNNNNLGVQTDTLEAKKLNKVAIVIQ, encoded by the coding sequence ATGAGAAAATTAACATTTGCATTAAGTTTATTAGTCGTATCGGCATTTATGTTTTTTCAGTTTACACCTAAAACTGAAGATGCACAATTTTTAAAAACCAATTTACGAATTGTAATTCAGGATGATTTGGGGAATATTCAAGAAGGAGCAACAGTAACCCTTTACGATAATAAAGATGATTACCGAAAAAGCGAAAACCCTGTAGCTGATCCTCAAGTAACTGACAAAAAAGGGAGAGTGACTTTTAAAGATTTAGAAGCTAAAGTATATCATGTTCATGCTGAAAAAGGCAAAATGAACAATAATAACTTAGGTGTTCAAACGGATACACTCGAAGCTAAGAAATTAAATAAAGTGGCGATTGTGATTCAATAG
- a CDS encoding ABC transporter ATP-binding protein produces MIKVRNLSKSYGSNKVLDDINLELSKGKIYGVVGENGSGKTTLFKCIAGLEEYSGSIKSEFEPLKNHLGILLTEPYFMSKLTAREYVMLMCNARGRSYKEIDEKNIFDLPLDRYASQYSTGMKKKLAMFTILLQGNAFFILDEPYNGVDIQSNFIITELIKTLRGLGKTILISSHIISSLTEICDDIFLLKEGQMNQSFSKENFKFLEIEMQNDNIADKINLLGLI; encoded by the coding sequence ATGATAAAAGTTCGTAATCTTTCTAAATCATATGGCTCCAATAAGGTTTTGGATGACATAAATCTAGAATTAAGTAAAGGAAAAATTTATGGTGTTGTAGGTGAAAATGGAAGTGGTAAAACCACACTGTTTAAATGTATTGCAGGATTAGAAGAATATTCTGGAAGTATTAAATCAGAATTTGAGCCATTGAAAAATCATTTAGGGATTTTATTAACTGAGCCTTATTTTATGTCTAAGCTGACAGCCAGAGAATATGTTATGTTGATGTGCAATGCTAGAGGTAGAAGCTACAAAGAAATTGATGAGAAGAACATTTTCGATCTTCCTTTGGATAGATATGCTTCTCAGTATTCAACTGGAATGAAGAAGAAATTAGCTATGTTCACCATTCTACTGCAAGGAAATGCTTTCTTCATTTTGGATGAGCCTTATAATGGAGTTGATATTCAAAGTAATTTCATAATTACTGAACTGATCAAAACACTTAGAGGGTTGGGAAAAACAATTCTAATTTCATCTCATATTATTTCAAGTCTAACTGAAATATGTGATGATATATTTTTATTGAAAGAGGGGCAAATGAATCAAAGTTTCAGTAAAGAGAATTTTAAATTTCTTGAAATAGAAATGCAAAATGATAACATTGCTGATAAAATCAATTTATTGGGATTGATATAA